A genomic window from Luteolibacter sp. LG18 includes:
- a CDS encoding chlorite dismutase family protein, producing MDESRFYSFSGGPAGPWRVTRVSPYLGDTLETPTHLDIRNANLLSPPADSTWVLRGVTSHQRYVTRSEQASLAAIQPTLGRPEATLAALIPIRKNAAWWALTQEERREIFEDRSAHTATGLRYLPAIARRLHHSRDLGEPFDFLTWFEYAPENASAFEDLVATLRTTAEWQYVEREVDIRLVRAAG from the coding sequence GGGGCCCTGGCGCGTGACCCGCGTCAGCCCCTATCTCGGCGACACCTTGGAAACGCCGACCCACCTCGACATCCGGAACGCCAACCTGCTGTCCCCTCCCGCGGATTCCACCTGGGTGCTGCGCGGCGTGACCAGCCACCAGCGCTACGTCACCCGCTCCGAGCAAGCGTCCCTTGCCGCCATCCAGCCCACGCTCGGCCGCCCGGAGGCCACGCTCGCCGCGCTGATCCCGATTCGGAAAAACGCCGCCTGGTGGGCCCTCACCCAGGAAGAACGGCGCGAGATTTTCGAAGACCGCTCAGCCCACACCGCCACCGGCCTGCGCTATCTCCCCGCCATCGCCCGCCGCCTCCATCACTCGCGCGACCTCGGCGAACCGTTCGATTTCCTGACGTGGTTCGAATACGCCCCGGAAAACGCCAGCGCCTTCGAGGACCTCGTCGCCACCCTCCGCACCACCGCGGAGTGGCAATACGTCGAGCGGGAAGTCGACATCCGCCTCGTGCGCGCCGCCGGTTAG